The Chitinophaga niabensis genome segment CATTCCATATCCCAGGAAAACGGCGTTGGTGACATTCATGCCTGAATTTCTTCTGAAGCGTGCAGCATAGAGCGTGCCGGGGAAAGCAGCAGTTTCTCTGCCTATTATAGTGATATTCGAAACGGACGGCTGTGTTTTCGGAATGTCTGCTGAACCACTTGCATCATTATCTGATTCAATACCATTTGCATCAGCATACACAAAACCCTGCTTACGAACACCCAGTACATACTGAACTGTACCAGTGTAACCAAGATCAAAGTCCAGGATGTCATCATTTGTGCTCAGGGATACGAGGTGAGTAGCATTTACAGTGCCCCCAAAGAACTCAAACGAATCGTCCCTTCCATATGAGGCCTGGATATAGTCCAGTACGGTACGGCTACCAACACCCCCGAGTGTGAGGCTGTTCAGTTCATTATTATCAGAAACGCTGGCACCTGCCCATTCGATGCGGATAAATTTCAATACGCCTGAGCTGTCTGTGGCATCAGCACCACCATAATGTACATCTACACCGATAGGGAGTGTGGGCAGATCAATGCCTTCAATAACAGGCTCAAATTTATTGGTGGGTGCATCTCCCAGTATCACAATACCACCCCAGTCTCCAACAGCAGGGAAATTACTGTTAGAAGTAAATACGATCGGATTCTCCAATGTGCCAACAGCATGGATCAAACCACCACGGGTAACTATCAGTGCAGAAGCCTCTGCTGGGGTAAATTGAGGTATTCCTTTTACAGTAACACCTGCATTGATGATCAGGTTTCCTCCTGGCTTCACATAAGTTTTGCCATTAAGATAATAAGTACCGTTAGCCACCAGCTCTACATTCGTACTAATAACACCGGGTAATGCGGAGCCATTTGGCAGAATACCTGCTCTTACATTATGATCATTTTGTTTCGCGTCCTTTTTGCAAGCGGCAAAGGTTGCCAGGGCCAGCACGCTGACTATAATAGTAAGTGTTCTCATTTCTAAACCGGCTTTTTAAAAATTATAGGTGATGTTCATGCTCAGGTTCCTTCCCTTAAACCAGCGGTGACGTACATAATCCAATCCTTTGTTATACCTGTTCCCTTTGGGATCGCCATTCGGTTCGTTGCTCATCATATAAAGGTCCGTTTCACTTCCACCGCCGGAATTACCCGATGGCTTCAGGGATTGGTTCTGGTAAATAACATAATCCTGCTGTAACAGATCGCTCAAGTTCAGCCTTACCTGCATACGTTTCTTCAACAGGTTGGCACTTAACTGTACATCTATCACATCGCGCGGGTTCTCATACTGATCATGCCATGCCTGGTAACCACCTACTATGATGCGCGGACCATAGCGGTTGTAAGCAATGTTCAACCCTATCACATCTCCAAAGTAACCGATGCCACCATTCAGCACGTAAGGAGAAAGGCCCTGCAATGGTCGGTTACGGGAATCCGGTGCCAGGGTAGTATCATTTCTACCGGTTACACCATTTGCCGCATTAAGTAATTCTGATGTATTATACCGCACGTTCGCTTCCATCCATGAAGCATTTGCACTTATATAGATCTGTTTCAGCAGTTTGGAATTTGGCTGGATAAAACCTAAAGACTTACGGAGATCCAGTTCAAATCCTTTGCTTGTAGAGCTTTGCAGGTTAAAATAGTAGAAGATGCCGGTTGCATTTCCACTGCTGAAATCACCTATCAACTCCACGGGGTCATGAAACTTCTTGTAGAAGGCGGAGAGAGAGATCACTTCGCCCGGAGCCGGGTAATATTCATAACGGATATCCCAATTGGTGATCTTCGCATCTTTCAACCCTATTGCTCCTTTATAAGAACTTCTTTCTTTGAATTCATAATAGATGTAGGGTGCTCTTTCCCTGAAATCAGCCCTGGCTAAGGTTTGTGAATATGCCAACCTGAAGTTCATACGGTCATTCAAACTATACACCAGGTTGAAAGAAGGAAGCCAGTCCGTTTTACTGTATTTCACCGTAGTATCTCTCGGCAATCCTGTTCTATAGTTATAAGAAACACCCTGCAGTTCCATAGCACTCTGCTCCATTCTCACCCCGCCTATAAACCGGAAGTGCTGCAGGAATTTCAGGTCCGTCATCAGGTAAGCAGCATGGATCTGTTGTTTGCCGGTATAATCATCTCCCGCAAATCCCTGCCTGCCAATACCAGAGGGCTGGTACTGCAGCATACCGGGTTGAATAAGTTCCGACGAGTGTAATTCATAATCCGCCTTGCCAAATACAGCACTGTCTATCCTTGCCAGTGCAGCAGGCGTATTCGCGGTTGGATCATAATACATCCGCAGTGCAAGGCTTTTGTTGTCCGCATTCCGGAAAGTGCCTGCATATCCTACTTTAAGGTTTTGTGTTGTATTGCCAATTTTAAATGGTATGGTAAAGTTGCCCAGTACATTCTTACGTCTTTCCTTCAGCTTGGAATTAAAGATGGTTAACCCGTCTGACAGGATACCGCTGGAACCGTCGTTCAGGTTATAATTCCTGAACTGCCCTTTGGGTCCGTTGCTCATACGCCCATTAGATGCCCTTGTATCCGGCTGATCCCTGTCCAGCACAATGTTATCTGCAGACCAGTCGAACTTCAGGTGTTTACCCAGGAGATGCTCCCCTTCCAGCCTGTTCTGCCATAAAGCATTGATCAGCGTTACGTCTATATAATATTTTACCGGCCCATCCCCTCTGTCCCAGTTAGTGCCGTAAAAAGCATTGGACTCATTACTGAAACGCCTGTTGTATAAATTCTTAAAAGCTACCTTATGCCCTTTTGTTTGAAAGCCAATGTTCAATACTGCACCCAGGGCGGTGTTGAAATTGTAAGTGTTTGCACTATCGTAGAGATAATAAGAAGGAAAATAACGTGTTTCATCTACGATGCTTTCTTCATGGCGGTAAGTGGCTGCCAGCGTAACACCAAAGGAAGAGACCTTGTCTTTCAGATCCATTTTCCGGCCTAACATCAGCTGGTAATTCTGCACCGGTGAATATTGGTAAGCACGCAAGCCCCAGTTATTGGGTATAGCCCTTTCCATCCTGCTGCGGTTCTCCTTATCTCCCGCACCCAGATATTTGCGGTATTCTTCATTATTCCAATCTTTATTCCACCAGCCACGCGTTCCATCATCAAAGCCCAGGTAATCATTACCACCACGTTTTGTTCCGTACATAGACTTACCGGTGCTGTTGGTATTAATGCCTGTTCCTAATGTTATGGACAGGAAGTTCTTTTCCGGAATGCTCCGTGTATTTACCTGAACAAGGCCACCTGCAAACTCTGCCGGCATATCCGGCGTAGCTGTTTTATTTACGATGATATTATCTATCAGTGCGCTGGGGATCACGTCAAAGGAAAAGTTCCTTCTGTTAGGTTCTGTACTCGGCAGATTAGCACCGTTGAGGATCACATTATTATAACGCTCACTCAATCCCCGTACGGTCACAAACTTATCGTCCTGCACGGTGATGCCGTTCACTCTTTTTAATACCTGTGCCGCATTATTATCCGGTGTAACCCTGATCTGTTCTGCACTGATACCATCAGACACCGCAGCATTATTTTTCTGCAGTGCATACAGCCCTTCCACGGAAGCTTTCTGATAATTTCCGGTGATCACTACCTCTTTCAAAGCAGAAGAAGAGGAGGTCATTAACACATTCAGCGGCGTCAACTGTTTTTCTCTTACGATGATATCTGTAACCTTCTGCGTATTATAAGAGATGTAACGGAATGTGAGCACATATTTACCCGGGGGTAATTTAATTGTGTAACTGCCATCCACCTGCGTTACAGTACCTCCTTTTCCTTCTACCATAATGGTTACGCCGGGGAGTGGTTCATTACGGTTGTCCACCACCTTTCCGGAGATCGTACCATCTTCTATCCTTCTTGCCAACGCTTCGGCTTTGCCTGCACGGATGGCAATTGTATTATTGTTGTAGTCGATATCTACGGGTGTATTCCTGTCCAGGAATTCTAATACTTTTCCGAGGTCAGCCGAAGAATATTCCAGTTCTGACACGGCACATTTACCAAGGTATAAAGGATCATATGCATAAATAAAAGAAGTTTGCGATTGCAGTGCTTTGACCACCTCTGCCACATTGGTCTTCCCTGTTTTTAAAGAAATCTTTTGTTGCAGTGTTTTATATGACTGTGCAGCTAATACCAGGTGCTGCCCGCATAATAAAATAGCAAATGTTAAATAGATGGCTGTGCGCCTGTTAAAAAATTTACGTGTAAAATTCTGCATACGTTTTTGTTACTTTTTTATATCTGGTTGAGATGAAGCATGCGCATAAGATACCTGATAGCAGGGGTCTCCCTGCTTTCGTATCCGGGTCTGTTTATGAATTAATCCTTCGTGATGTGTACAAAAGTGCTATCTCCTTTCTGGCTATAGGAGATGCGCTGAACAAACGACATTTTTTTAAGTACAAGTTCAAGTGATACCTGCAACGGGAAGGTGGCAGTCATCCTTTTTGCCGCAATAGCTTTATCTGTTAATATAAAGGCCTGTCCGTACCGGCGCTGTAATTTGGCAAATACCTCATCCAGCGGCGTATTATCAAAGATCAGTTTACCTTCTTTCCAGTCTGTAGCTTCGCCGGGGGTAAACGTTGATTCTTTATATTCCCTGTTGTTCCTGTAGCTGATCCTGTTGCCGGGTAACAATATCTTTGAAAATGCAACGGCGGTATCTTCTGCACTCACGGCTACTTTCCCTGAGATGAGGCTTACATGGATGCTACTGTCTGAATAGCTGGGGGTAGCAATATTGAAAGAAGTACCCAATGCTGTTGTGATCAATCCGCCTGCATTTACACTAAAAGGCTTTTCCTGGTTTGTTTCCACTTCAAAATAAGCCTCTCCTTTCAGCCACAGTTCCCGCTTTTTAACATTATAGGTTTCATCATACATGAGCATGGAATACCCGTTCAGCCATACGGCGGTACCATCCGGCATATGCACCAGTTTTACACCTGGCCCGTTGTTGGATAAGGTGTCCATGTGTTGTACATGGAGGGTTTGAGGCATTGTTTTTGTCTGCAACAGGTACGCAGTTGTTGCGATGATCCCCAGTACGGCGGCCGCAGCGGCCATCCGTAGCCATGGGATCCGTCTTATTTCTTTAACCGGTGTTGGCTCATCCCATTTTGTCATCAGATACCCGTCCAGCTCCCTGTTATCCTGTTGATCCAGCCAGGCTTCCACCTGTTCCTGTTCCGCTTCGGTACAAAGGCCTTTAAAGTATTTATCCAACAATTGGTGGTTCATGTGTTAGTCAAACGGTGGTTATTAACCCGGTTGCAATAAGAGTACGTTTGTAAAAGAGGGATGTACCAATGAAAAAACGGAGTTCATAATTTGGTAACATTACATGGTTAACGGGCCGTCAGCTCCCGGCGGATAAACTGTAAAGCCAGCTGCAGGTGATTCCTGACGGTCATAGGTGATAGGGACAATTGGTCAGCAATTTCTTTATGGGAACGGCCTTCATCGCGGCTCATCAGGTAAATGTTCCGCCGTTGTTCAGGCAACCGGGCAACCAGTTGTTGTATTTCTTTACGTAACTCTTTGTACAATAAGGTATTCTCTGCTGAATCCTCATCCTGCACTTCTTTCTTATGCAGGGTTAACTCACCCAGGTTTTTCTTTTCCCGGTATAACTTACGGGTTTCATCGATCACGATGTTCTTCACGTAAACAAATAACAGCGGGAAAATATCCTGGCCGGGCTGCACCCGCTCTATATTCTCCCATAACCGCACAAAACACTGCTGTGTAATCTCTTCCGCCCTTTCTGCATCGCTGGTTAACTTGTATGCAAAGCGGTAGACCTTGTCCCGGTTTGTGACAAACAACTCCTCAAAAAGTACTTTTGCTGGAATTTCGGGCATGACAGAACAATTGAAATTAACGTGGATAAATGTAGGCGTTACATGTTACTTGAATGTTAACATACGTAAAAGCAAAAACCCCAGAGCAACGGATCGCTCTGGGGCCAGCATAAACATGGTTTTCTTATTATTTTTTGGTCATCTGCAAAATAGCCACCAGCGGTAAATGGTCTGAAGCCAGCTTTCCGGTAACCGGTCCATAACTGATCACCCTGAAATGATTCGCAGGTTTGAACATAATATAATCGATCGTTCTGTCCGGTTTATCCGAGGGGAAAGTATAGGCACAATTCAAACATCCCATAGTGAATTGCTGCTTTAAGATGCCGATCGTCTGGCTCGTTGGCAAAGCATTCAGATCACCTGCAAGAACCAATGGGTTTTGCGTCAGATCTTTCACCAACCTGTTTGCCTGCAGGATGCGGTTATCTTCTGCTCCCAGGTGATCCAGGTGGGTAGCTGCGAAGTTGAACTTCATGCCTTCTGCTTCTACCGTGATCATAGCCACAGACCTTGGTTCTGAACCTGCCAGCGCGATCGGTAATTCCAGCCGCAGGGAATCCAGGATCGGAAAACGGGACAGTACAGCATCTCCGTATTCACCACCGTCATATGCCATGGCTTTGGTGAAGTAGGAATACATCCCGGTTAACCGGCCTAATTCTTTCGCCTGGTCCACTGTAGCGCCGCTGCGTTTTGTATAACGGTCCACTTCGGAAAGTGCTACCAGGTCCGGCTGAATGGATTTGATCACATCTGCCGTTCCCTGCAGATCTATCGCAGTGCCTGTCATGGGAATACCCCTGCGGATATTATAACTCAGCACTTTCACACGCACCTTTACGGAAGTATCTACCGGTACCGGAGGATTGGTGCCTCCATTACTTTTACTGCAGGAGAGCGCCAGGAAGGACAATAAAATTAATCTCATCATACTACTAATAATAAACCTGCATTTGAGAAATTACAGGCAGGTGATCACTGGTGGAAACAGTTCCTACTCTATTCTCCACTACCCTGAAACGGTTAGCCGGTGAATAGATGATATAATCTGTATTGCTGGCAGGGTTGGTAGCCGGATAATTGAAAGCACAACCTTCTGTACAGATCAGCGTAAAGCGTGTTTTTAAGGCCAGGTAGGTATCTCCCGCCAGCTGATCATTGAAGTTGCCTCCCACGATCACCGGCCCGTCATACGGCTGTAAGAATTCCAGCAGCTTGGCTGGTTGCCCCGCCCTTAAAGTAACGTTCGCATTGAAGTGTGTGCCGGCAAATGTGAGGGTCTGCCCTTCCTTTACTTTCACTTTGATCACAGCCAGCGGACCGGGTTCGCCGGAAGGTGTGGGCAATATAAATGCCGCACTGTCTGTGATCGGGAATTTGGATAATACGGCAGTACCATATTCTCCGCCATCATGATTAATGGCTTTGGCAAAGTAGCTGAACATACCCAGCTTCTTCGCGATCTCTGCAGGCATATCCACATATCCGCTACGTTTAGTGTTCTTGTCTATCTCCCTGATCACAATCAGGTCTCCGCCTAAGGGACGCAAAACATCTGCCACTGCGTTCACATCAAATACGGTAGACTTCTTACCATAAGAGATCACTTTCAGGTTCAGGCCGTCTCTTTGCGCTTCCACTAAAAAATAGGCTGTGCGCAGGTTTTCATTCACTGCTACATTACCTGTTACCTGCTCTATCGTAACCGGCAAAAGGTATTTCTTCAATGATTCCAGCACACCTGCTGTTTTGATCTGCAATTTCAGGGGTGCAGTACTTTGCTGTCCTTTTGCAATGGTCCCGCTGGTTTGCAGTAGTTCATAACTACCTGCCGGCATAGTTTCGTAGGCAGTACCGTTCAATTGATTATAAGCAGCTACGAGTGATGCGTCTACCCTGAACTTTACTTCCAGGTTATTGCTGTTATTACGCGGCCCACCAAAGGCGGCACCGAAGATGATGGTCTGTGGTGTGTCTGCCATCACCAGGTTAACGATGGAAGGCAGGTTCACTGCCTGCGGCATATATACCTTTTCATACAATTCCGGATGAGGAATATCCTTATCGTACTTACAGGCGGAAATGAGGATAATAGAGAGTATACTGAGTAAATACTTCATGTCGAATAATGTTAAACGTGATCAATTACCATCCCGGGTTCTGCACAATGTTCTTGTCAATATCTATTTCAGACTGTGGTACCGGGAAGAGATAATAGTTCTTCCGGAACACTCTTGTTTCAAATACTGTTCTGCGATAGAAAGCCGGCGGATCTGCATCTACGTTCATACCATAAAATGCACCGCCCTCTGTTTGTTCTGCGATCTTCCAGCGGCGGGTATCAAAATAACGGAGGTATTCAAATGCCAGTTCTACCTGCCGTTCGTGACGGATGGCTTCTCTCATCGCTGCCTGTCCATTGGGTACAGGCAAAGGATTAGCACCCTGGCCGTATTGCGGAACACCTGCCCTGTCGCGGATCATGTTCAGGTACAACAGGATGTCGCTGTGCCCCGGTTCTGCTTCATTTAATGCTTCCACATAGTTCAGCAGCACCTCCCCGAAACGGAACATGAGATAGGCACGGTCCTGGTATTTATTGAGACGAGGATTGGTCAGAGGGGATACATTCTTACGGTTCAGGTAACCTGTGCGGGAATGGTCCCAGGAGCCTTTCTTGCCGGATTCTCCGGAGAACCACGTCTGGATCACTTTATTACCTTCTGAAGGGTTGATCCAGTAACTGCCTGCATAAGATACCGCTACATAAAAACGCGGCTCTCTTCCCACATACATATTGTAGGTGCCAACAGTAGTATATTTTGTAGCTACGGTGGACATACCTGTTTCCTTATAACCGGAAGCTGTATTGATAACAGGAGAACCATCTGCGTTATAGCCAGTAATAGGCCGCATGCCGTTTTCCATTTCGTAAGCATCTACCTGTTTTTGAGTAGGGCCTGTTGCAGAGTAACCCGCAGCAATACCTCTCGGTGTAGCAGTACGCTCCCAGGCAGAGATAGAACTTTTTGCACGCGCAAAGATCCATTCACTGTTCCAGGTATCTAAGAAAATATCACGCAGGGAAACGATGGGATCGCTCTTTTTATATAAAGAGAAAAGCCCTTCATCTATGATCGCTTTGGATGCATCTGCCGCCCTGCGCCATTTGGTGATATCTTCTGTTTGGTTGACCAGTTGTTTACCATCTGTGTTCTTAAAGTTTGCATAGTCTTTATTCCCATTGAATAAAGGACTTGCCGCATACAACAGCAGGCGTGCCTTCACCGCCATACAGGCTGCCTTGGTAGCACGGCCGTAATCCATTTCGCTTTGTACGGTGAAATGCAGCGGCAATTCCGTAGCTGCTTTATCCAGTTCTTCCACTACATAATCCACACATTCATCAAAAGAGCTGCGCGGCAGGTTGAGGCGAGGATCGCTGATGGGCAGGTCCACAGGAATAGCATCATCACCAACCAGTACAGCAGGACCATATTGCTCCATGATCAGGAAGTAGCAGTAAGCCCTGAGGAACCTGGCCTCTCCTGTATATTGTTTGATCAGCTCTGCACCATTCGGTTCACTGAGCAGTTGCTCGTTCTTACCTATGCGGGACATAAAGTAAGTAGCTGAACGGATACCCTGGTAGTATCCCTGCCAGAAGTTATAGTAATTGGATAATGCATTCCAGTTACCAATATTGATCTTGAAAGAATAGTAATCAACACGGTCGTAGGATACATCTCCTTCATCAGAACAACCGATCCAGGGGATACCTGCAGTAACGCCTGCATGGTCCCTGATAGCAGTGTTGTAAATATTGGCCAGGTATTGTTCAGAGAGGTCTCTGCGGTTAAACACCTGGTCTATGGTAATGCGGTCATCCGGCACCTGGTCCAGGAAATTCTTCTGGCAGGCAGTTAATGAAAATATCGTCAGCAGAAAAAGAACGATTCCTGATCTGTACATGAGTTTGTGATTTTAGAAAGTAAAGTCAATACCGGCACTAAATGTTTTAATCAGCGGGAAGGCAGCACCACTGCCATTGCCCAGTTCAACATCCCATAGTTTGAATGGAGAGAAGGTGAGGATGTTCACACCCTCTACAAACACAGATGCACTCTTCACCTTTGCCCTGTTCAGGAACGCTTTAGGCATGCTGTAAGCCAGCTGTGCATTCCTTAAACGGATGTAACGGCCATTCTGCAGCCACCAGGTACTTTCTGCATAGTTATCATTCACGGTACCAGGTGCTAAACGCGGATAGAATGCTTTGGGATTTGGGTTCTCTTCCGTCCAGCGATCGCCGATATTACTGAAGAGGTTGCCACTGGCCATACCTTGCTGGAAAGGGATCATACCCTGACCGGTGAGATAGATATCTACATTCCCTATACCCTGGAACAAACCGGAGAGCGTGAAGTTTTTATAGGAGAGCGTTAAACCAACACCGTATACAATCTCAGGAATGGGTCCGTAACCAATAGCTGTTTTATCATTTGCATCGATCACACCATCCGCATTCAGGTCTTTATATTTGATATCACCTCTCCGGGTATCACCTGTTTGCCTTGGACTGTTGGCTACTTCATGATCGCTTTCAAATATTCCCAAAGCGATGTAGCCAAACTTCTGCTGCACTTTCAGACCACGCTCTTCCAGCCATGGATAACGGCGTGCGGGTTCATCATTTTCAATCACTTTGTTACGGGTGAATGTGAAGTTGCCCAGGAGCTGGAACTTAATGTCCTTGCCTATTTTGCCGGACCAGGTAACGGAACCATCAATCCCTTTATTCTCAATGATCCCTACGTTACCGAAAGGAACTCTCCGCAAGCCTGCATAAGCAGGCACAGATTCTTTACGCAGGAAGATGCCTTCTCTTCTTTCTTTAAACAGGTCCGCCTGTATGTTGATGCCTTGCAGGATCTGCAGATCAAAACCCAGGTTGGTTTTCTGTGATGTTTCCCAGGTCACATCTGATGCATATTCTCCCAGTTCCCTTCCTATATAGTTATTATTCATGTTCTTGCCAAAGGTATACGCATTGCCACTGGCGGGAATAGTTTCCACAGTAGCGATATAAGCGAACCTTCTGCCGGTGATGTTGCTGCTGCCCACAATACCATGTGAAAAACGTACTTTGGCCACCTGTACAATTTGCTTCAGCGGCTCAAAGAATTTTTCTTCAGATAACAGCCATCCTAAACCCCCTGAAGGGAAAAATCCGTAGCGGTTCTTCGGTGTAAAGTTTTCCGAACCATTATAACCAAAGTTCAACTCCAGGAAGTACTTTGAGTTGTAGCCATATGTAGCACGGCCAGACACTCCTCTGAAACGTGTAGGCAATGATAGGATGAGGTCTTCCGTCTGCGTATCGATCTTATCACTTTGGTTATAGATCAACATAGCGCCTATGCTGTGTTTACCAAATTCGTTCACATAGTTCAGCGATGCTTCATTGTACAGTGAACGGTTACCTTGCCTTGCATTGGAATAACCGAGGAAATCGTCTCCGCGAAGTACTTCCTGGTAAATGAGCTTCCCATCTGCATCTCTTCCGGTAGCACGGTAGGTGCTTGGCTTTTTAGTACGGCGCTGGCTGGTATAATTGTAAGCATCAAAAGCAAACATGGCATTGATAGAAAGGCCCTTCACGAGGAAGTCAAGGTCCTGCCTTACCTGTAAGTTGGAGTACAACTGGTTGCGCCACTGGTTCGCATAACCAGAGTGTGCCAGTAATGCCCAGGGGTTCTGCACATTGGCGCCCGCCGGGATATCCGGTATCTTCCCATCTTTATACATGGTAGGATACATGATCGGTGTAACAAAGTAGGCTTTCGCAAAAATGTCCGCAGCATTGGAGCCGGGGTAATTCACATTCGCGAGCCAGCCCTGCAAACCCAGCTTAACATTAGTGGTGCGCGTAGGTTGTAAAGTGATGTTAGTGGTAACGTTGTATCGCTTCATAGCGATTTCATTATTATAGGTATTGAGTGCATCTTTTTTATACATACCCACTTCATCAAAATAACCTGCCCCTACATAGTAGCTGGCTTTTTCCGCACCGCCATTGATATTGAGGTTTACACGGCGGCTGCGGCCATATTTATCGAACAGTTCTTTAAACCAGTTCACGTCTGGATATAATTCGGGATCTGTCTGGTTACGGGTCATCTCAATCATTTCATCCGTATACATCGGAGCACCACCCCTGGTGGTCAGTGCTTCGTTGGAAGCTTTCATATAGGTCACGCCATCTGCAAAATCCGGGATCTTGGTCAGTTGTGTGATCCCTTCGTTGTACCTTAAACGCACCACCGGTTTTCCGATCTTACCGGTTTTGGTAGTAATAAGTATTACACCGTTCGCACCGCGCACGCCATACACTGCAGTAGCGGAAGCATCTTTCAGTACAGTGAAACTGGCAATGTCTTCAGGGTCCAGGCTGCCCATATCGCGGGGCACACCATCTACAAGGATCAATGGTTTGCTGAGTGCATTATCGAAGGTGGATACTCCCCTGATCCATACATCTGCGCCTGCGCCGATCTCACCATTACGCTGTACGGAAATTACTCCGGAGAGGCGGCCACCCAGCACAGTACTTAAGTTGGAAGCCGGGATCTGCAGCTCCGAGGGTTTTACGGAAGATTGCGCACCAACAAGACTGATCTTTTTCTGTTGCCCGAAACCGATCACCACTACTTCGTTCAAGCCACCTTCCAGCGCTTCCATGATCACATTGATCTCATCCCTGTTGCGCACGGCGATGGTTTGTACTTTGAAACCGATGTAGCTGAACTCCAGGGAATCTTTAGGATCAGCGCTGATCCTGTACACCCCTTTTTCGTCTGTGATGGTACCTCCGGATTTTGCTTTTACGCGTACCGTAACTCCCGGCAGCGCATTGCCCAAACCATCCTTCACGAAACCCGTGATCTCAAGGTCTATGCGTTTTACAGCAGTAACAACAGGCGCAGGAGCTACCGCACTGCGGATCACTACGCTCCTGCCTACCAGCTCCCAGTTCAGCCTGGCCGGCAGTAATAACTGGTTGAGCAGGTCGCTCAGCTTCTGGTCTGTAACCTTTAAGTT includes the following:
- a CDS encoding RagB/SusD family nutrient uptake outer membrane protein — encoded protein: MYRSGIVLFLLTIFSLTACQKNFLDQVPDDRITIDQVFNRRDLSEQYLANIYNTAIRDHAGVTAGIPWIGCSDEGDVSYDRVDYYSFKINIGNWNALSNYYNFWQGYYQGIRSATYFMSRIGKNEQLLSEPNGAELIKQYTGEARFLRAYCYFLIMEQYGPAVLVGDDAIPVDLPISDPRLNLPRSSFDECVDYVVEELDKAATELPLHFTVQSEMDYGRATKAACMAVKARLLLYAASPLFNGNKDYANFKNTDGKQLVNQTEDITKWRRAADASKAIIDEGLFSLYKKSDPIVSLRDIFLDTWNSEWIFARAKSSISAWERTATPRGIAAGYSATGPTQKQVDAYEMENGMRPITGYNADGSPVINTASGYKETGMSTVATKYTTVGTYNMYVGREPRFYVAVSYAGSYWINPSEGNKVIQTWFSGESGKKGSWDHSRTGYLNRKNVSPLTNPRLNKYQDRAYLMFRFGEVLLNYVEALNEAEPGHSDILLYLNMIRDRAGVPQYGQGANPLPVPNGQAAMREAIRHERQVELAFEYLRYFDTRRWKIAEQTEGGAFYGMNVDADPPAFYRRTVFETRVFRKNYYLFPVPQSEIDIDKNIVQNPGW
- a CDS encoding SusC/RagA family TonB-linked outer membrane protein — its product is MRGSVIGFAFLLFSLQMAFSRSAEGQTVLDKKVSLQVRNESLETALKLLGERADVAFIYSTHASLSQPVNLKVTDQKLSDLLNQLLLPARLNWELVGRSVVIRSAVAPAPVVTAVKRIDLEITGFVKDGLGNALPGVTVRVKAKSGGTITDEKGVYRISADPKDSLEFSYIGFKVQTIAVRNRDEINVIMEALEGGLNEVVVIGFGQQKKISLVGAQSSVKPSELQIPASNLSTVLGGRLSGVISVQRNGEIGAGADVWIRGVSTFDNALSKPLILVDGVPRDMGSLDPEDIASFTVLKDASATAVYGVRGANGVILITTKTGKIGKPVVRLRYNEGITQLTKIPDFADGVTYMKASNEALTTRGGAPMYTDEMIEMTRNQTDPELYPDVNWFKELFDKYGRSRRVNLNINGGAEKASYYVGAGYFDEVGMYKKDALNTYNNEIAMKRYNVTTNITLQPTRTTNVKLGLQGWLANVNYPGSNAADIFAKAYFVTPIMYPTMYKDGKIPDIPAGANVQNPWALLAHSGYANQWRNQLYSNLQVRQDLDFLVKGLSINAMFAFDAYNYTSQRRTKKPSTYRATGRDADGKLIYQEVLRGDDFLGYSNARQGNRSLYNEASLNYVNEFGKHSIGAMLIYNQSDKIDTQTEDLILSLPTRFRGVSGRATYGYNSKYFLELNFGYNGSENFTPKNRYGFFPSGGLGWLLSEEKFFEPLKQIVQVAKVRFSHGIVGSSNITGRRFAYIATVETIPASGNAYTFGKNMNNNYIGRELGEYASDVTWETSQKTNLGFDLQILQGINIQADLFKERREGIFLRKESVPAYAGLRRVPFGNVGIIENKGIDGSVTWSGKIGKDIKFQLLGNFTFTRNKVIENDEPARRYPWLEERGLKVQQKFGYIALGIFESDHEVANSPRQTGDTRRGDIKYKDLNADGVIDANDKTAIGYGPIPEIVYGVGLTLSYKNFTLSGLFQGIGNVDIYLTGQGMIPFQQGMASGNLFSNIGDRWTEENPNPKAFYPRLAPGTVNDNYAESTWWLQNGRYIRLRNAQLAYSMPKAFLNRAKVKSASVFVEGVNILTFSPFKLWDVELGNGSGAAFPLIKTFSAGIDFTF